In Candidatus Sodalis pierantonius str. SOPE, one DNA window encodes the following:
- the phrB gene encoding deoxyribodipyrimidine photo-lyase, with amino-acid sequence MTTHLVWLRNDLRMHDNSALYAACQDPRARVLAVFIATQQQWRDHDMSPRQAKFIRQHLCHLADDLAARGIELHYQQCADFAAQVEWLAAFCQRERVDRLFYNYQYEFNERERDRQLERRIGDDTLCQGFDDGVLPPPGSVHTGNQQMYKVYTPFRNAFLRRLEEHDPACLPAPRAGAPCGNTGEIAPFDYPTTPPGQDYPAGEAAARSRLRTFCHQHLQDYHRGRDIPALDATSRLSAWLTIGVLSPRQCYQRLRQASPQALTPGKSGAFTWLNELIWRYFYRHLLVAWPALSRHQPFIPWTRHVAWRQDDDLFDAWCAGRTGYPIVDAAMRQLAQTGWMHNRLRMISASFLVKDLLIDWRRGERYFMSQLIDGDLAANNGGWQWAASTGTDAAPYFRIFNPTTQGERFDADGAFIRRWLPALKPVPDNYLHQPHRWPDAPRAGLDYPPPIVDHGKARVRALEAYEAAKARGGARDEPR; translated from the coding sequence ATGACAACCCATCTGGTCTGGCTGCGCAACGACCTGCGCATGCACGATAATTCTGCGCTTTATGCGGCTTGTCAGGATCCCCGCGCGCGGGTGCTGGCGGTGTTTATCGCCACGCAGCAGCAGTGGCGGGATCACGACATGAGCCCGCGCCAGGCGAAATTTATCCGCCAACATCTGTGTCATCTGGCCGACGACCTGGCGGCGCGCGGCATCGAGTTGCACTACCAGCAATGCGCGGATTTCGCCGCCCAGGTGGAGTGGCTGGCGGCGTTTTGCCAGCGCGAACGGGTGGATCGGCTGTTTTATAACTATCAATATGAATTCAACGAGCGGGAGCGTGACCGGCAACTGGAGCGGCGGATCGGCGACGACACGTTGTGCCAGGGTTTCGATGATGGCGTGCTGCCGCCGCCGGGCAGCGTCCACACCGGCAACCAGCAGATGTACAAGGTCTATACGCCGTTTCGTAACGCCTTTCTGCGCCGGCTTGAGGAGCACGATCCGGCCTGTCTGCCGGCGCCGCGAGCGGGGGCGCCCTGCGGTAACACGGGCGAGATCGCGCCGTTTGATTACCCCACCACGCCCCCCGGGCAAGATTATCCCGCCGGTGAAGCGGCCGCGCGCTCCCGTCTGCGTACCTTTTGTCATCAACATTTGCAGGATTATCACCGCGGCCGCGATATTCCGGCGTTGGACGCCACCAGCCGGCTGTCCGCCTGGCTGACGATCGGCGTGCTATCGCCGCGCCAGTGTTATCAGCGGCTGCGCCAGGCGTCTCCCCAAGCGCTAACGCCGGGGAAGAGCGGCGCCTTCACCTGGCTCAATGAATTGATATGGCGCTATTTTTATCGCCATCTGCTGGTGGCCTGGCCGGCGCTGTCCCGCCATCAGCCGTTCATTCCCTGGACGCGCCATGTCGCCTGGCGGCAGGATGATGACCTGTTCGACGCCTGGTGTGCGGGCCGCACCGGCTATCCCATTGTCGATGCCGCCATGCGGCAACTGGCGCAGACCGGTTGGATGCACAATCGGTTGCGAATGATCAGCGCCAGTTTTCTGGTCAAGGATCTGCTTATCGACTGGCGCCGGGGCGAGCGCTATTTTATGTCGCAGCTTATCGATGGCGATCTGGCGGCCAATAACGGCGGCTGGCAATGGGCAGCCTCCACCGGCACCGACGCCGCGCCTTATTTCCGCATTTTCAACCCCACCACGCAGGGCGAGCGTTTCGACGCCGACGGCGCCTTTATCCGCCGCTGGCTGCCGGCGCTCAAACCGGTGCCGGATAATTATTTGCATCAGCCGCATCGTTGGCCCGACGCGCCGCGCGCCGGACTGGATTATCCGCCGCCGATCGTCGATCATGGCAAAGCGCGCGTACGCGCCCTGGAGGCTTATGAAGCGGCTAAAGCCCGGGGCGGGGCGCGGGACGAACCACGATAA
- the sdhC gene encoding succinate dehydrogenase cytochrome b556 subunit, translating to MGKTVKKQSPVNLDLQTIRFPVTAIASILHRVSGVIMFVAIGILLWVLRLSLSSPEGFIQAAAMMDSFIVKFIFWGILTALAYHTLGGIRHMLMDFGYLEETLAMGKTTANVTFLLTVVLSILAGVLVW from the coding sequence GTGGGAAAAACCGTGAAAAAACAAAGTCCTGTCAACTTGGATCTACAAACGATCCGGTTCCCCGTAACTGCAATAGCATCCATTCTTCATCGCGTGTCCGGCGTCATCATGTTTGTGGCTATCGGCATTCTGCTTTGGGTTCTCAGATTATCTCTCTCTTCCCCCGAAGGCTTCATTCAGGCTGCCGCCATGATGGATAGCTTCATCGTTAAATTTATTTTTTGGGGCATATTGACCGCGCTGGCCTACCACACCCTCGGCGGAATTCGTCACATGCTGATGGATTTCGGCTATCTGGAAGAAACGTTGGCGATGGGTAAAACCACCGCAAATGTTACATTTTTGCTAACTGTCGTGCTATCTATTTTGGCTGGAGTCCTCGTATGGTAA
- a CDS encoding type 2 GTP cyclohydrolase I: MRNTELEKLINQKLNSRALEDYAPNGLQVEGRQEVKRIVTGVTACQALLDSALAHGADAVMVHHGYFWKNESPVVSGMKRRRLKTLLANDINLYAWHLPLDAHAELGNNAQLAAALDIRVTGSLEPLLPYGEFATPLSGEALRLRLEQTLGRSVLHCGDGGPAQIKRLAWCSGGGQGFIEMAAQAGMDAFITGEVSEQTIHIAREEGLHFYAAGHHATERGGVRALGEWLAQQYDFDVTFIDIPNPV; this comes from the coding sequence ATGCGCAATACCGAGCTTGAAAAACTGATTAATCAAAAACTTAATAGCAGAGCGCTGGAGGATTATGCCCCCAACGGCCTACAGGTGGAGGGCCGCCAGGAAGTAAAACGCATCGTCACCGGCGTCACCGCCTGTCAGGCGCTGCTGGATAGCGCTCTGGCGCACGGCGCCGACGCGGTCATGGTCCACCACGGCTATTTCTGGAAAAACGAGTCACCGGTGGTTAGCGGTATGAAACGCCGGCGGCTGAAAACCTTACTGGCTAACGATATCAATTTGTACGCCTGGCATTTGCCGCTGGATGCCCACGCTGAATTGGGCAATAACGCGCAGCTGGCGGCGGCGCTGGACATTCGGGTGACCGGCAGTCTGGAACCGCTGCTGCCGTATGGGGAGTTCGCGACGCCCCTTAGCGGTGAAGCGCTGCGCCTGCGCCTTGAACAGACGCTAGGACGCAGCGTCCTGCACTGCGGCGACGGCGGGCCGGCGCAGATAAAGCGATTGGCCTGGTGTAGCGGCGGCGGTCAGGGATTTATCGAGATGGCGGCGCAGGCGGGGATGGACGCGTTCATTACCGGCGAGGTATCCGAGCAGACCATCCATATCGCTCGTGAAGAGGGGCTGCATTTTTATGCCGCCGGCCACCACGCCACCGAACGCGGCGGGGTCCGCGCGCTTGGGGAGTGGCTGGCCCAACAGTATGATTTTGATGTCACTTTTATCGACATTCCCAACCCTGTGTAA
- the seqA gene encoding replication initiation negative regulator SeqA — MKTIEVDEDLYRYIAGHTQHIGESASDILRRMLKFTPGVDQASTPAPAVTSGAKASEKSESVRPLPERVRAMRELLLSDDYALQRKIVDRFMLVLTTLYTLSPQAFAASTETLHGRTRTYFAGDRQTLLQSGHQTKPKQVPGTPYWVITNTNSDRKRSMIEHIMLAMQFPTELIEKVCGTLKFN, encoded by the coding sequence ATGAAAACTATTGAAGTCGATGAAGATCTTTATCGCTATATTGCCGGCCATACGCAGCACATTGGCGAAAGTGCCTCTGATATTCTGCGCCGTATGTTGAAGTTCACCCCCGGCGTTGACCAAGCGTCAACTCCCGCACCGGCGGTGACTTCTGGGGCAAAAGCCTCAGAAAAATCGGAATCTGTTCGTCCACTGCCCGAGAGGGTTCGCGCAATGCGTGAATTATTGCTCTCAGACGACTATGCTTTGCAACGCAAGATAGTGGATCGTTTCATGCTGGTGTTGACCACCCTGTACACCTTGTCGCCGCAGGCCTTCGCCGCGTCTACCGAAACACTGCACGGCCGTACCCGCACGTATTTTGCCGGCGACAGGCAAACGCTGCTGCAAAGCGGCCACCAGACCAAACCCAAACAGGTGCCCGGTACGCCTTATTGGGTCATTACCAATACCAATAGCGACCGCAAACGGAGCATGATTGAACATATTATGCTGGCGATGCAGTTCCCAACGGAGCTGATAGAAAAAGTTTGCGGCACTCTTAAATTTAATTGA
- the sdhA gene encoding succinate dehydrogenase flavoprotein subunit: MTLPVREFDAVVIGAGGAGMRAALQISQMGLSCALISKVFPTRSHTVSAQGGITVALGNSHEDDWQWHMYDTVKGSDYIGDQDAIEYMCKTGPEAVLELEHMGLPFSRLDNGRIYQRPFGGQSLNYGGEQAARTAAAADRTGHALLHTLYQQNLKNHTTIFSEWYSLDLVKNQDGVIVGCTALCIETGEVVYFKARATILATGGAGRIYQSTTNAHINTGDGVGMALRAGVPVQDMEMWQFHPTGIAGAGVLVTEGCRGEGGYLLNKHGERFMERYAPNAKDLAGRDVVARSIMIEIREDRGCEGPWGPHAKLKLDHLGKEVLESRLPGILELSRTFAHVDPVKEPIPVIPTCHYMMGGIPTKVSGQAITVNAQGEDVVIPGLFAVGEIACVSVHGANRLGGNSLLDLVVFGRAAGMHLQESLQEQGPSRDASGGDIDASLSRYHHWNNNRSGENPVEIRKALQACMQNNFSVFREGDAMAKGLAELKEIRECLHHARLDDTSTEFNTQRVECLELDNLMETAYSTALSANFRTESRGAHSRFDFPDRDDENWLCHSLYLPESDSMTRRKVNMQPTLRPAFPPKVRTY, translated from the coding sequence ATGACATTGCCGGTAAGAGAGTTTGACGCCGTGGTTATCGGCGCGGGAGGCGCGGGCATGCGCGCCGCGCTACAGATCTCCCAGATGGGGCTGTCGTGCGCGTTAATTTCCAAAGTGTTTCCAACTCGTTCCCATACGGTATCGGCGCAGGGCGGCATCACCGTCGCGCTCGGCAACAGCCATGAAGACGACTGGCAGTGGCACATGTACGATACGGTAAAAGGGTCCGACTATATCGGCGACCAGGACGCTATCGAGTATATGTGCAAAACCGGCCCGGAAGCGGTGCTGGAGCTAGAACATATGGGGCTGCCGTTTTCCCGTCTTGACAACGGACGTATCTATCAGCGCCCGTTCGGCGGCCAGTCGCTGAATTACGGCGGCGAACAGGCCGCGCGCACCGCCGCCGCCGCCGACCGTACCGGACATGCGCTGCTGCATACCCTTTATCAGCAGAACCTGAAAAACCACACGACCATTTTTTCCGAATGGTATTCCCTTGATCTGGTGAAAAATCAGGATGGGGTGATCGTGGGCTGCACCGCGCTGTGTATTGAAACCGGCGAAGTGGTGTATTTCAAAGCGCGCGCGACCATTCTCGCCACCGGCGGCGCCGGGCGCATCTATCAATCCACCACCAATGCCCATATCAATACCGGCGATGGTGTCGGCATGGCGCTTCGCGCCGGCGTGCCGGTCCAGGATATGGAAATGTGGCAGTTCCATCCCACCGGCATCGCCGGCGCGGGGGTGCTGGTAACCGAGGGTTGCCGCGGTGAAGGCGGTTACCTGCTGAATAAACACGGCGAGCGTTTCATGGAGCGTTATGCGCCCAACGCCAAAGATTTGGCGGGCCGCGACGTGGTGGCGCGTTCGATTATGATTGAAATCCGCGAAGACCGCGGCTGCGAAGGTCCCTGGGGGCCGCACGCGAAATTGAAGCTGGATCATTTGGGGAAAGAAGTTTTGGAATCGCGTCTGCCCGGAATTCTGGAGCTGTCGCGTACCTTCGCCCACGTGGACCCGGTCAAAGAACCGATTCCGGTCATCCCCACCTGCCATTATATGATGGGCGGCATTCCGACCAAGGTAAGCGGCCAGGCGATTACCGTCAACGCCCAGGGCGAGGATGTGGTGATCCCCGGCCTGTTCGCGGTGGGCGAAATCGCCTGCGTGTCGGTACACGGCGCCAACCGGTTGGGCGGCAATTCCCTGCTGGATTTGGTAGTGTTTGGCCGCGCGGCGGGGATGCATTTGCAGGAGTCGCTGCAAGAGCAGGGGCCGTCCCGCGATGCCAGCGGCGGCGACATCGACGCGTCGCTCAGCCGCTATCACCACTGGAACAACAATCGTAGCGGCGAAAATCCGGTTGAGATCCGTAAAGCGTTACAGGCCTGTATGCAAAACAACTTCTCGGTATTCCGTGAAGGCGACGCGATGGCCAAGGGGCTGGCGGAGCTGAAAGAGATCCGCGAGTGTTTGCATCATGCCCGTTTGGATGATACCTCGACGGAATTCAACACCCAGCGCGTAGAGTGCCTGGAGCTGGATAACCTGATGGAAACCGCTTACTCCACCGCGCTCTCGGCAAATTTCCGCACCGAAAGCCGCGGCGCCCACAGCCGTTTCGACTTCCCGGACCGCGACGATGAAAACTGGCTGTGCCACTCGCTGTATCTCCCTGAAAGCGACAGCATGACGCGTCGTAAGGTCAACATGCAACCGACATTACGCCCGGCGTTCCCGCCGAAAGTGCGTACCTACTAA
- a CDS encoding YbgA family protein, whose amino-acid sequence MSSKIPVGISACLMGEKVRFDGGHKRLTFAMDDMVSFVAFTAICPEMAIGLPAPHPALKLVKNPNDHIALRISKETSPVDYTASMEAFARQRVRQLADLCGYIVCAKSPSCGMARVRVYEAQGVQKTGVGLYTRILQEQMPWLPVEEDGRLQDVQLRENFVARIFTLWEFNQLLRHPATRCNHTNVLMHAQGYFYRYLTRAQRSELTGLIDSYRQGLQSLLAPITLLKHYMAEYPNAWLAQQRYFEPYPEALRLRYGH is encoded by the coding sequence ATGAGCAGTAAGATCCCCGTCGGTATTAGCGCCTGTCTGATGGGTGAAAAGGTCCGCTTTGACGGCGGCCATAAACGCCTGACGTTTGCTATGGATGACATGGTCTCGTTTGTCGCCTTCACCGCCATCTGCCCCGAAATGGCTATCGGTCTGCCGGCGCCGCATCCGGCGTTAAAGCTGGTAAAAAATCCCAACGACCACATCGCGTTGCGCATCAGCAAAGAGACGAGCCCTGTGGATTACACCGCCAGCATGGAGGCATTCGCGCGCCAACGGGTGCGTCAACTCGCCGATCTCTGCGGCTACATCGTCTGCGCCAAATCGCCGAGCTGCGGTATGGCGCGGGTGCGGGTATATGAAGCTCAGGGGGTGCAGAAAACCGGCGTGGGCCTGTACACCCGGATATTACAGGAGCAAATGCCCTGGCTGCCGGTAGAAGAGGACGGCCGGTTACAGGATGTACAATTGCGTGAGAACTTCGTGGCGCGCATATTCACCCTGTGGGAATTCAACCAGTTGCTGCGCCATCCGGCAACCCGCTGCAACCATACGAATGTGCTGATGCATGCGCAGGGATATTTTTACCGTTACCTCACCCGCGCGCAGCGCAGTGAACTCACCGGCTTGATTGACAGCTATCGCCAGGGGTTGCAGTCGTTGCTGGCGCCCATCACGCTGCTGAAACATTATATGGCCGAATATCCTAATGCCTGGCTCGCGCAGCAGCGCTATTTTGAACCCTATCCCGAAGCGCTGCGGCTGCGTTACGGACATTAA
- the fur gene encoding ferric iron uptake transcriptional regulator has translation MTDNNIALKKAGLKVTLPRLKILEVLQDPKCHHVSAEDLYKKLIDMGEEIGLATVYRVLNQFDDAGIVTRHNFEGGKSVFELTQQHHHDHLICLDCGKVIEFRDEFIEARQRDIAKKHNIKLTNHSLYLYGHCAEDDCREDETLHDIDDPHVVKF, from the coding sequence ATGACTGACAATAACATCGCATTAAAGAAGGCCGGCCTGAAAGTGACCCTTCCCAGGCTCAAAATCCTGGAAGTGTTGCAAGACCCGAAATGCCACCACGTCAGTGCGGAAGATCTGTATAAAAAGCTGATCGACATGGGTGAGGAAATCGGGCTGGCCACCGTTTACCGCGTACTCAATCAGTTCGATGACGCCGGCATTGTCACCCGCCACAATTTTGAGGGCGGCAAATCGGTTTTCGAGCTCACCCAGCAACACCATCACGATCACCTTATTTGCCTGGATTGCGGCAAGGTCATCGAATTTCGCGATGAGTTTATCGAGGCGCGCCAGCGCGACATCGCGAAAAAGCACAATATCAAACTGACCAACCACAGCCTCTATCTTTATGGCCATTGCGCGGAAGACGACTGCCGTGAAGATGAAACCTTGCATGATATAGATGATCCGCACGTCGTAAAATTCTGA
- the fldA gene encoding flavodoxin FldA, whose amino-acid sequence MASVGIFFGSDTGNTENIAKMIQKQLGTDVADVFDIAKSSKEDLEQYDRLLLGIPTWYYGEAQCDWNDFFPTLEDVDFSGKIVALLGCGDQEDYAEYFCDAMGTLRDIIEPHGATLVGHWPTAGYHFEASKGLADDDHFIGLAIDEDRQPELTAERVDGWVKQVREEMNLA is encoded by the coding sequence ATGGCGAGTGTAGGCATTTTCTTTGGCAGTGATACCGGCAATACCGAAAATATTGCCAAGATGATCCAAAAGCAACTGGGTACCGATGTTGCTGATGTTTTTGACATCGCCAAAAGCAGCAAAGAAGATCTGGAACAGTACGACCGGCTGCTGCTGGGTATCCCGACCTGGTATTACGGCGAAGCGCAGTGCGACTGGAATGATTTTTTCCCCACGTTGGAAGATGTCGATTTCAGCGGCAAGATAGTTGCGCTGCTCGGCTGCGGCGATCAGGAAGATTACGCGGAGTATTTCTGCGACGCGATGGGCACCCTGCGGGACATTATTGAACCCCACGGCGCCACGCTGGTCGGCCATTGGCCTACCGCCGGCTATCATTTCGAGGCGTCCAAAGGGCTGGCGGACGACGACCACTTTATTGGTCTGGCCATTGATGAGGACCGCCAGCCCGAGCTTACCGCCGAACGCGTCGACGGCTGGGTCAAACAGGTTCGCGAAGAGATGAATTTGGCTTAA
- the ybfE gene encoding LexA regulated protein produces the protein MAKEQTDRTTLDLFTDERRPGRPKTSPLSRDEQLRINKRNQLRRDKVRGLRRVELKINAQAVDALNKLADQRDISRSELIELILLVELERQRPAG, from the coding sequence ATGGCAAAAGAACAAACGGACCGCACTACGCTGGATTTATTTACGGATGAACGCCGCCCGGGAAGGCCGAAAACCAGTCCTCTTTCTCGGGATGAGCAGCTCAGAATCAATAAGCGTAACCAGCTGCGGCGCGATAAAGTGCGCGGGCTGCGTCGAGTGGAGTTGAAAATCAATGCGCAGGCGGTGGATGCGCTGAATAAACTGGCCGATCAGCGGGATATTTCCCGCAGTGAGCTTATCGAACTTATCCTGCTGGTGGAGCTTGAGCGCCAGCGGCCCGCCGGCTGA
- a CDS encoding citrate synthase, producing the protein MAESKATFTPEGHDPIAMDLLTGTMGEKEIDIRSLGSQGYFTFDPGFTSTASCESKITYIDGDKGVLLHRGFPIDQLALESNYLEVCYILLNDEAPTREQFDEFRTIVTRHTMIHEQITRLFHGFRRDSHPMAVMCGVTGALAAFYHDSLDVNVERHREIAAFRLLSKMPTVAAMCYKYSLGQPFIYPRNDLSYAGNFLHMMFATPCEIYEVNPVLERAMDRILILHADHEQNASTSTVRTSGSSGANPFARIAAGIASLWGPAHGGANEACLRMLEEINKVEHIPEFIKRAKDKNDSFRLMGFGHRVYKNYDPRATVMRETCHEVLKELKLSDDLLAVAMELEHIALHDPYFKERKLYPNVDFYSGIILKAMGIPSTMFTVIFAMARTVGWIAHWKEMHDDGLKIARPRQLYTGYAQRDFHSQSK; encoded by the coding sequence ATGGCTGAAAGTAAAGCAACTTTTACCCCTGAGGGGCACGACCCCATCGCCATGGATTTGCTAACGGGCACCATGGGCGAAAAAGAAATCGACATCCGCAGTCTGGGAAGCCAAGGGTATTTCACCTTCGATCCCGGCTTCACCTCCACCGCCTCCTGTGAATCGAAAATCACCTATATCGACGGCGACAAAGGCGTCTTGCTGCACCGCGGCTTCCCGATCGACCAGCTGGCGCTGGAGTCGAACTATCTTGAGGTCTGCTATATCCTGCTGAACGACGAAGCGCCGACCCGTGAGCAATTCGATGAGTTCCGCACTATCGTCACCCGCCATACCATGATTCATGAACAGATTACCCGGCTGTTCCACGGTTTTCGGCGCGATTCCCATCCGATGGCGGTCATGTGCGGGGTCACCGGTGCGCTGGCGGCGTTCTATCACGACTCGCTGGATGTCAACGTCGAACGCCACCGCGAAATCGCCGCGTTCCGCCTGCTGTCGAAAATGCCTACCGTGGCCGCTATGTGCTACAAGTATTCCCTCGGCCAGCCGTTTATCTACCCGCGCAATGATTTGTCCTATGCCGGCAACTTTCTGCATATGATGTTCGCCACGCCGTGCGAAATCTATGAGGTCAATCCGGTGCTGGAGCGCGCCATGGATCGTATTCTCATTTTGCATGCCGATCATGAACAGAACGCCTCTACTTCGACGGTGCGCACCTCCGGCTCCTCCGGCGCCAATCCGTTCGCCCGTATCGCGGCGGGCATCGCCTCGCTGTGGGGGCCAGCCCACGGTGGCGCCAACGAGGCCTGTCTGCGGATGCTCGAAGAGATCAACAAAGTGGAACATATCCCTGAGTTCATCAAACGCGCCAAGGATAAAAACGATTCGTTCCGCCTGATGGGGTTCGGCCATCGCGTGTATAAAAATTACGATCCGCGCGCGACCGTGATGCGGGAAACCTGCCATGAAGTCTTAAAAGAGCTCAAGCTTTCGGATGATTTACTGGCGGTGGCCATGGAGCTTGAACATATCGCGCTACATGACCCGTACTTCAAAGAGCGCAAGCTGTATCCCAACGTCGATTTCTACTCGGGCATCATTTTGAAGGCCATGGGGATCCCCTCGACCATGTTCACGGTCATTTTCGCCATGGCGCGTACCGTTGGCTGGATAGCCCACTGGAAAGAGATGCACGATGATGGTCTGAAAATCGCCCGTCCGCGCCAGCTCTACACCGGCTATGCCCAGCGGGACTTCCACAGCCAGAGCAAATAA
- the pxpB gene encoding 5-oxoprolinase subunit PxpB gives MQRARCYLLGERAVVLELEPPISLESQRRIWGLAQRIAPHPDVREAIPGMNNLTVLLTQPQHTALDAIDRLQRWWEESESALPKARQITIPVIYGGAAGPDLARVAEHTGMTPRQVVECHAGANYVVYFLGFQPGFPYLGGLPEALATPRHAEPRLQVPAGSVGIGGGQTGIYPLESPGGWQLIGHTAVALFTPQAASPTLLRPGDNLRFVPQKEGIC, from the coding sequence TTGCAACGGGCGCGATGTTATTTGTTGGGAGAACGGGCGGTGGTGCTAGAGTTGGAGCCGCCGATTAGCCTGGAAAGTCAGCGCCGCATTTGGGGGTTGGCGCAGCGTATCGCGCCGCACCCGGACGTCCGCGAAGCCATTCCCGGCATGAACAATTTGACGGTGCTGCTGACCCAACCGCAGCACACGGCGCTGGATGCGATAGATCGCCTACAGCGCTGGTGGGAAGAGAGCGAATCGGCGCTGCCCAAGGCGCGACAAATCACGATTCCGGTCATCTATGGCGGCGCCGCTGGTCCCGATCTGGCGCGGGTGGCGGAGCATACCGGCATGACGCCGCGCCAGGTGGTGGAGTGCCACGCCGGCGCGAACTACGTTGTCTATTTCCTCGGTTTCCAGCCGGGGTTTCCCTACCTCGGCGGATTGCCGGAGGCGCTTGCCACGCCGCGGCACGCTGAGCCGCGTCTGCAGGTGCCCGCCGGATCGGTTGGCATCGGCGGCGGCCAGACCGGCATCTATCCGCTAGAAAGCCCCGGCGGCTGGCAATTGATTGGCCATACCGCCGTGGCGCTATTCACCCCCCAGGCGGCATCGCCGACGTTGTTGCGTCCCGGCGATAACCTGCGCTTCGTGCCGCAAAAGGAGGGGATATGCTGA
- the pxpC gene encoding 5-oxoprolinase subunit PxpC, with product MLKVIRAGMMTAVQDGGRDGYRNLGISQGGGLDAPAMKMANLLVGNAQDAAVLEITLGQFCAEITRPGWLALTGADCHARLDDKPLWTGGRFAVRPGQQVKLALPKHGMRSYLAVSGGFDVPPVLQSRSTDIKAAIGGLKGRWVRDGDRLPTRQMGIKQLLFGNRVRALPGSEYQEFSAEAREAFWRVAWQLSPQSNRMGYRLQGSALLRTADRELFSHGVLPGVVQVPPGGQPIVLMADAQTTGGYPRIACVIEADLYHLAQIRLGEPIHFVQCSLDEAHLAWQQQRRYLEQLAWRLAQDD from the coding sequence ATGCTGAAGGTGATTCGTGCCGGTATGATGACCGCGGTACAGGACGGCGGCCGCGACGGCTACCGCAACCTGGGTATCAGCCAGGGCGGGGGGCTGGACGCGCCGGCGATGAAGATGGCCAATTTGTTGGTGGGCAATGCCCAGGACGCGGCGGTGCTGGAAATTACCCTGGGCCAGTTTTGCGCCGAGATAACCCGTCCGGGCTGGCTGGCGCTGACCGGCGCCGATTGTCACGCCCGGCTGGATGATAAACCGCTTTGGACCGGCGGGCGCTTTGCGGTGCGGCCGGGTCAGCAGGTGAAACTGGCGCTGCCGAAACACGGTATGCGCAGTTATCTGGCGGTATCGGGCGGTTTTGACGTCCCGCCGGTGCTGCAATCGCGCAGCACCGATATTAAAGCGGCGATAGGCGGTCTGAAGGGGCGATGGGTGCGCGACGGCGATCGGCTGCCGACGCGGCAAATGGGCATTAAGCAACTGCTGTTCGGCAACCGGGTGCGGGCGCTACCGGGGTCGGAGTACCAGGAATTCAGCGCCGAGGCGCGCGAAGCATTCTGGCGTGTGGCCTGGCAGCTCAGTCCGCAGAGTAACCGCATGGGTTATCGGTTGCAGGGCAGCGCGCTTCTGCGCACCGCCGACCGGGAACTGTTTTCGCACGGCGTATTGCCCGGGGTGGTGCAGGTGCCCCCCGGCGGCCAGCCCATCGTCCTGATGGCTGATGCCCAGACCACCGGCGGTTATCCGCGCATCGCCTGTGTTATTGAGGCCGATTTGTACCATCTGGCGCAGATTCGCCTGGGCGAGCCGATCCATTTTGTGCAATGCTCGCTGGATGAAGCACATCTAGCCTGGCAACAGCAAAGGCGCTATCTGGAGCAGTTGGCCTGGCGGCTGGCCCAGGACGACTAA
- the sdhD gene encoding succinate dehydrogenase membrane anchor subunit, whose protein sequence is MVSNASALGRNGVHEWLLVRASAIVICLYIIYLLGFILIADTLTYDVWRGFFATPMTKVFTLLTLFSILVHTWIGMWQVLTDYIKPLALRLQLVIVIVIMVYLLYVTVVVWGA, encoded by the coding sequence ATGGTAAGCAATGCTTCGGCATTAGGACGTAACGGAGTACATGAGTGGTTATTGGTTCGTGCATCCGCCATCGTAATTTGCCTTTACATTATTTACCTGCTCGGTTTTATCCTGATTGCAGATACTCTCACCTATGACGTCTGGCGCGGTTTTTTCGCCACTCCCATGACGAAAGTCTTTACCCTGCTAACCCTGTTTTCCATCCTGGTGCACACCTGGATAGGCATGTGGCAGGTATTAACGGATTACATCAAGCCCCTGGCGCTGCGGCTGCAATTGGTCATCGTTATCGTGATTATGGTGTATTTACTTTATGTAACTGTTGTGGTGTGGGGGGCGTAG